In a single window of the Notamacropus eugenii isolate mMacEug1 chromosome 4, mMacEug1.pri_v2, whole genome shotgun sequence genome:
- the LRRC14B gene encoding leucine-rich repeat-containing protein 14B, translating into MKSLRFASAEALVSNAQVTRESLQSVAYNLYPLLFKASYLLEQGEVIHDLLENWPLAEFNLGNLLGPTADYPEDLSTRACKICLEACLVGLKDYVLNDSPTYTKRLRAVDLTGIQDVEVQLCKCQTSLGRWGRTGLLARLCFDLLIELQRRPFNPSILDISIDVFINFFVTEGNYECALQALMVRCHSPLKVHCVAFRADSLGLKKLFYMLRLVEPDSLEKLELVHNVHIEMEHLQVLLNHLDFPRLVSLTLPARAFNVRRLQGEDESILTTIGEKLSQMSQLRELSLAFSILTGRTRKLLSPLKTPLRTLDLSNCSLNYADMAYLANCLHAPHLEVLDLSGHNVINLYPSTFFKLLSQASCTLKVLILEECNIEDRNLNMMIVGLTPCRKLQAFKFLGNPLSSQALKCLFNVFCQLPKMKSIEFPVPRDCYPDGVNYPLDDATLSKFDHQKYEKITEELHTILLQANREDIKASTPLFGSYDPDIQETSNELGAFLLQSFRDALENFTTALKKMN; encoded by the exons ATGAAGTCTTTGAGGTTTGCGAGTGCAGAGGCCCTGGTGTCCAATGCCCAGGTGACCAGGGAGAGTCTGCAAAGTGTGGCGTATAACCTCTATCCCCTTTTGTTTAAAGCCAGCTACTTGCTAGAACAAGGAGAAGTGATTCACGACCTGTTGGAAAACTGGCCACTAGCAGAATTCAACCTCGGAAACCTGTTGGGGCCAACAGCAGACTACCCAGAAGACCTCAGCACTCGGGCCTGCAAGATCTGCCTGGAAGCCTGTCTGGTGGGGCTGAAAGACTATGTGCTGAATGACTCCCCGACTTACACCAAAAGGTTGAGAGCAGTTGATCTCACAGGCATCCAAGATGTGGAAGTTCAGCTATGCAAATGCCAAACGTCTCTGGGGAGGTGGGGCAGGACAGGCCTCCTAGCCAGACTCTGCTTTGATCTGCTGATAGAACTGCAGAGGCGACCATTCAACCCAAGCATCTTGGACATCAGCATTGATGTTTTCATCAACTTCTTCGTCACAGAGGGCAACTATGAGTGTGCGCTGCAGGCCCTGATGGTGAGATGCCACTCCCCACTGAAGGTACACTGTGTGGCCTTCCGTGCTGACAGTTTGGGCCTGAAGAAACTCTTCTATATGCTGCGCCTGGTGGAGCCTGACTCTCTGGAGAAGCTGGAGCTTGTCCATAATGTGCACATAGAGATGGAGCACCTACAGGTGTTACTCAACCACCTGGACTTCCCCCGACTGGTCTCACTCACATTGCCTGCAAGAGCTTTCAACGTGCGTCGGCTCCAGGGAGAAGATGAGTCAATTCTCACCACTATTGGGGAGAAACTGAGCCAGATGTCCCAGCTCAGGGAGCTgagcctcgccttttccatcctgACAGGGAGAACTCGGAAGCTGCTCAG TCCGTTGAAAACTCCCCTGAGAACTCTGGACCTGTCTAACTGTTCTCTGAACTATGCAGACATGGCCTACTTAGCAAATTGCCTCCATGCACCTCATCTTGAAGTGCTCGACCTCAGTGGACACAACGTGATCAACCTATACCCATCAACCTTCTTCAAACTGCTCAGTCAAGCCTCCTGTACTCTGAAGGTTTTGATCTTGGAAGAATGCAACATTGAGGACAGAAACCTTAACATGATGATTGTGGGCTTGACCCCCTGCAGGAAACTGCAAGCCTTCAAATTTCTTGGGAACCCACTTTCCTCACAAGCACTGAAATGTCTGTTCAATGTTTTTTGTCAGCTCCCCAAGATGAAATCCATTGAATTCCCAGTGCCGAGGGACTGCTATCCAGATGGAGTCAACTACCCATTGGATGATGCCACCCTCTCCAAATTTGATCACCAGAAATATGAGAAGATTACAGAAGAACTTCATACAATTCTACTTCAGGCCAATCGGGAAGACATCAAGGCTTCTACACCTCTCTTTGGAAGCTATGACCCAGACATCCAAGAAACAAGCAATGAGCTTGGAGCCTTCTTGCTTCAGTCTTTCAGAGATGCTCTAGAAAACTTTACCACAGcactaaaaaaaatgaattaa